TATGTGACAGCCCAGTACGTGACACCACAGCAGGAGACCCGGCCGCAGGCCGCGGCGAAGCCCGTGCGTTGGGCCGCGGACACCGTGGCGACGATGCGCGAGGGCGCCCGGGTCCGGCTCGACTACTCGGCGCAGAGCCTGTGGCGAGCCGACCGGATGATCGAGGAGATTCGGCGCGAGGGACCGCCGTACGCCGCCGTCGAGAGCGTGCTGCGGGGTTTCGGCGCCTACGCCGGTGAGGTGATCGTCCGCCAGACCGGCGCCGAGTGGTGGACGACCGGCGGTGACCACTGGGTGCGCACCCCCGACGGCCGGCTCTGGGACCCCATCGACGAGGCCCGCCGTGCCTACGGCGGCCACGGCTCGCTGCGCCTGCTGTGCCGTGACGCGACGGCCCCCCACTGACCGGCCGGGACGACGGCGCCGAGTGCCAGCCGCGCTCTTCGCCGGAAGCGGCCTGTACGCATGGGTTCCTCGAGGACTCAACCGTCCCACCCCTGGAAGACGAACGATGACCTCACCTGTCACACAGGCGACACTTCTTCAGCGCAATCGTCCACCAGAACGTCACCGTCCCGTCGGCAAGGGCCGCCGTCACGCTGTGACACTTCTGTGAGGCCCGGCGCTGATGATCGTGGAGGGCGGAGACACGGCCGGTGCGTGTCGGACCGTGACGGCGGCGCCACGCAGTGGCCGTGAACTGGGCACGAACGAGGACGTCTTGGGCCAGGGAGGGGAACCCCGGCGCGCACAGCCGCGGGACGGGGAGCTGGGCGCGGCCGTCGCGCGCGCCCAGGACGGTGACGAGACCGCCTTCGCGGTGGCCTACCGGATCGTGCAACCCGGCCTGCTCGGCTATCTGCGGGGCCTGGTCGGCGAGGACGCCGAGGACGTGGCCGCCGACGCCTGGCTGGAGATCGCCCGCGACCTCGGCCGGTTCCAGGGCGACGGCGCCGGCTTCCGCGGCTGGACCGCGACCATCGCCCGGCACCGCGCCCTGGACCATCTGCGCCGCCGGCGGGTACGGCCCCGCATCGCGCCGCTCGAGCAGGACGCGCTGGAGCTGCCCGGTCGGCTGAGCACGCACGACCAGGCCCTGGAGACACTGTCCACCGAGCGGGCGCTGGACCTCGTGCGCAGCCTGCCGCGCGACCAGGCCGAGGCCGTGCTGCTGCGGGTGGTCGTCGGCCTCGACGGCCCGGCCGCCGCACGCGTCCTCGGTAAGCGCCCCGGCGCCGTCCGCACGGCCGCGCACCGCGGGCTGAAACGCCTCGCCCGGAACCTGGGCGGCCAGCGCGCCGCGTATGAAGGCGGCGAAGGTGTGACGGATGACGGCCCTCGCACGCTGGGTGAGTCGACATGAACGGCGCCGACCGTTACCCGTACGGACACGGGGAAAACATCGGTCCCGGACCCGTTACGAGGTCCGGGAGGAGGTCGCGCGTCTCCGGTACGCCGGAAGAGGACGGGAACAGGCATGGGTGAACGGCACAGCGGCGACGGTCCCTTCAGTCGTCGGCACGGGCACCCCGGCGGCACCCTCTCCGCACCGGACCACTTCGCGGGACACCTCACGGCCTCCGGCTTCGAGGCGCGGCTCGCCGCCGCCCTGTGCGCCGGCGGCGTCGACGCTGGTGCCGAGCGCCGCGCGGTGGCCGCTTTCCGGGCCGCCCGTGAGACACAGGCGTCCGCCGCGCGCACTCGGCGCCGGGACGACTGGCGGCCCGCCGCGCCGAGCCGCGGGCGGCGCTCGCTGCGGGTGACGCTCTCGGTGGCGTGCGCGAGCCTCGCGCTGGGCGGTGTCGCCGTCGCGGCGATCGGCTCCGCCCGGCCGGGCTCGGACGACCGGCACGACACCCCGCGCCCGGCCCGCCCGTCGGCGAGCGGCCCGCTCCGGCCGGGCGCTCCCGGTGCGTCCGCCGGGACCACCGGACCGGGACCGGCGAGCCCGTCCGCCCGCCCGCAGCATCCGGCCACCGCGCGGGACACCGTGGCCCACTGCCGCACCTATGAGCGGGCCGGGGAACGGGGCGGCGCGCTGGGCTCGGCTGCCTGGCGGCGGCTCGTCGCGGCGGCGGGCGGCGCGGACAAGGTCGCGGCCTACTGCGTGGCCCAGGTGGCGAACGACACAGCCGGCGATGGTCAAACGGCCGGAAAAGACTCCAAGTCAGGTAAGCCGGGTGCCAAGTCGGAGTCGGGCGACGGCAGCTCGAAGCGGAAGCCGGTGACGGGGAAAGCGAAGCCGGACGCGGGGAGCGGGGAGTCCGCCACGGGCAACGCCAAGCGGGGCGACGGGAAGGCGAAGGCCGCCAACGGCGGCTGAACGAGGGCGGTTTCGGCCCGCTGAGGCAACGGCCGGAGGCTGGGGGAGGGGCGCGTTGATCACGGAGTCGGAGATCCGCTCGGTGGGGCGTGGGGTGGGCATGGGCCGGGCCGGACACCGCGCGTGGTGTCCGGCCCGGGGACCGGAGATCAGGACATCCCGGTGTAGTTCCAGCCGGTCGCTGCTTTGATCCGTCCGCCGAAGGAGCCCTTCCCGAGACCCGGGTTGACCCACATGGTGCCGGAGGAGTCCCGTTCGACGAGGTCGGGCTTGCCGTCACCGGTGATGTCGCCGACGCCGATCACGGCGTTGTACCCGGTGCCCCAGTTGCTGAAGACCAGCTTGCGGGACTGGAAGTTGCCGTGGCCGTCGCCTGCCATCAGCCACAGGCTGCCGGAGCGGTCGTAGGCCAGCAGGTCCCCGATCGCGTCGCCGGTCACGTCACCGATCGAGATCAGCTTCGCGTAGGTCAGTCCGGAACGGACCAGTTGCCGGGCCCCGAGCGTCCCCTGCTGGGTGACCGGGATGACATACAGGTCACCGGTCGAGGCGCTCCACGCCACCAGGTCCGGGGTGCCGTCGCCGTTCAGATCACCCGGTGAGGAGAGCCACTTGTACTGATGGAAGCCGGTGCCCAGCGAGGCGTACGAGGTCTTCGGCGAGGGCCAGTGCCCGCATCCGGCGTGGTACGCGCGCAGTTCACCGCCAGGCATGCGCACCAGCAGTTCGTTGCAGCCGTCCCCGTTGATGTCGCCGAAGGGCACCGCGGTGATCCCGCTCGGCCAGCCGCTGCTGCCGCTCGTGCCGGTGAACGTGCCGTCCGCGCGGGATGAGAAGTGAGCCGTGAGCCAGCCCGTCGAGGTCAGCGTGGTCAGGGAGCCGAGGCCGCTCGCGCTGTAGTCCCGGTAGGCGTCCGCGGCACCGGTCAGCCGCAGGGTGCCGGTGGTCACCGCCCTGGTGCCGTCGGCCGCCGTGGCCGTCACCTTCCAGGTGTAGGTGCCGTTCGGGAGCGCTGTGCCGCTGTCGGCGCGGCCGTTCCACGTCACGTCGACCGAGGCCCCCGCAACTTCGGCCGTCTGGGTGCGGAGTACGTGGCCGAAGGGGTCGCTGAACGTCACCGTCGCCGAGGCCGCGGGACGTGACAGCTGAATGGTCAGCCTTCTGCCGCTCGTACGCGGGTCGATCGCGGCGATCGGGGAACGCGGCACGGAGACCGGCACCAGATGGACGCGCTGTTGGGAGTCGACGTAGGCCGCGGAGCCGCCGAACCTGTCGACCGTCCAGACCCCGGTGGTCGCGCCGGCGAACTCGGTGGTCACCGGCGCTGTTCCCGCGCCGTTGTGGAAGTCGGTGAGCATCAACGCGCCGGTGGCCGCGTCGCGCAAGACCAGGTAGCCGTCCCCGAGTTGAGCCTGCCCGTAGCGGACCGGGATGTTCTTGCCCGCGGTCAGGTCCCATACCCCGGCCTTGTCGGTGACTCCGTCGACGTGCGCGCAGGACCAGTACAGCCAGCGGCCGACGGCCTGGACCGCGGACAGGTTCCCGCACGCCGGGTCCACCGGGAGATCTGCCGTGTACCGCTTCGAGACCAGGTCGTAGGACCTGACGTCACCGTGGTGGCCCGGGTCCTCCTCCCAGACCTTCCGGCCCCACAGTGACGCCGCCTCGGTGGTCGACTGGTAGGGGAGCGCGCTGGGGGCCTCGAAGTCCTGGACGAAGAAATATCCGCTGTCGTGCTGGAGGATGTAGCGCCCGGAGGCGGCCACCACCGCGCCGGTCGCGTAGAGGTGCTGGGAGGATCCGCCGGCGCCCGGCGAAACGATGCCGTCGGATGTCTGGTAGGCCACTTGCCCGTTGCCGCGCGCGATGACCCCAGTGCCGTGCTGCGTGACGATGGTGCGCGGCCCGGCCTGCAGGGAGGAGCTGATGTCGCGCTCGTACACGGGGTCGGGCAGCGCCGAGTTGGACACCCAGTCGTCATTGGCCAACGTGCCCGCGCCCAAGGAAAGATCCCGCACCTGTGCGGGAAGCGGCGGCACCCGTTGTACGACGGAGCTTGTCGGCACCTGGCCGGAAGCCGCGGTGATCCTGCGGACCGCCCAGTCCTCGGAGCTGGTTCCGGCGGTGACCAGCACACTGCCGTCAGGCGCCGTCACCAAGTCCGGCTGTGCCCAGGGGAACAGCTTCTGAGTGGCCCCGCCGCCGATCGGCACCGCCTGCAAGGCATCGCCGGGAGCCGTGTAGGTCGTGGTGATCAGGTGGTTCACGAGGATCCAGCCACCGGTCACGGCGATGTCGGC
The genomic region above belongs to Streptomyces sp. CG1 and contains:
- a CDS encoding FlgD immunoglobulin-like domain containing protein; translation: MAQRALRRGLVAASAAFSLVPGVGFAAGPAQADTSGEVVLPADAAYVPREDTVKAAGDTGYLHTQQGTSGTQWTDDASGQSYTVTPAVGFPHDGLGAVLESGSPVVHIEDLATQATTSIQPPAGQVWTRAYTGSSILTHAQQSGPQVLHLVRSANGQVTDTPIPCPPEVTGFAGVLTQDDAGAVLYLRTASGELPFLVDYAAATVREIFAGTDITSVKIGLSAGQVYAYPNSWPTYVDTVPRDDPGATPTRTPLPAAVANNDAGVADIAVTGGWILVNHLITTTYTAPGDALQAVPIGGGATQKLFPWAQPDLVTAPDGSVLVTAGTSSEDWAVRRITAASGQVPTSSVVQRVPPLPAQVRDLSLGAGTLANDDWVSNSALPDPVYERDISSSLQAGPRTIVTQHGTGVIARGNGQVAYQTSDGIVSPGAGGSSQHLYATGAVVAASGRYILQHDSGYFFVQDFEAPSALPYQSTTEAASLWGRKVWEEDPGHHGDVRSYDLVSKRYTADLPVDPACGNLSAVQAVGRWLYWSCAHVDGVTDKAGVWDLTAGKNIPVRYGQAQLGDGYLVLRDAATGALMLTDFHNGAGTAPVTTEFAGATTGVWTVDRFGGSAAYVDSQQRVHLVPVSVPRSPIAAIDPRTSGRRLTIQLSRPAASATVTFSDPFGHVLRTQTAEVAGASVDVTWNGRADSGTALPNGTYTWKVTATAADGTRAVTTGTLRLTGAADAYRDYSASGLGSLTTLTSTGWLTAHFSSRADGTFTGTSGSSGWPSGITAVPFGDINGDGCNELLVRMPGGELRAYHAGCGHWPSPKTSYASLGTGFHQYKWLSSPGDLNGDGTPDLVAWSASTGDLYVIPVTQQGTLGARQLVRSGLTYAKLISIGDVTGDAIGDLLAYDRSGSLWLMAGDGHGNFQSRKLVFSNWGTGYNAVIGVGDITGDGKPDLVERDSSGTMWVNPGLGKGSFGGRIKAATGWNYTGMS
- a CDS encoding RNA polymerase sigma factor, with amino-acid sequence MGQGGEPRRAQPRDGELGAAVARAQDGDETAFAVAYRIVQPGLLGYLRGLVGEDAEDVAADAWLEIARDLGRFQGDGAGFRGWTATIARHRALDHLRRRRVRPRIAPLEQDALELPGRLSTHDQALETLSTERALDLVRSLPRDQAEAVLLRVVVGLDGPAAARVLGKRPGAVRTAAHRGLKRLARNLGGQRAAYEGGEGVTDDGPRTLGEST